The Chiloscyllium plagiosum isolate BGI_BamShark_2017 chromosome 3, ASM401019v2, whole genome shotgun sequence genomic interval CTttgaaatgactgtcagactactcagacctcttggcatcatagcCCACAAACACACCTAAACAGCAACTAATAAATTTAAAAGGCTGTATAccgacaacaagcaaaacaaacatcatttacaaaatactttgcaaggaCTGTACTAAACACTACATCAGGTAAACAGGCAGAAAAATtgcactaggatacatgaacatcaactatccacaaaaagacatgacccattatcactagtatccttacatacagatgagaaaggacacaaGTTTGACTgagccaacacatccatccttggacaagccaaacacagacacgaaggagaattcttagaagcatggcatatCAACAGGAACACTATTAACAAAGACCCATCTACCATCCTGTGAGAAAAAGAAccacaaatgacatcaccaacccaaagaaacttaaacacataaatagaaagcgggacataataccagtgcttcaccagaggctcactgaagatgttacctagtatggggatgaaatgtctgaaaacaaactttccagctcagcgagcaaacttgcatccaagAATTCTTGTGGACATGCTGGCAAAGTAGAGACATTATTGTGCTTACTTAAttgttttagttttagctttaaaGTGGATGACCTACATTTGCCTGCATTGAAATGGATTTGTCAgtgtttgcccacttacttaaatTATTAACCTCTAATTTTATGCTTTCATCTACAGTGTTCACAATTATGCTGTGTTTGTGTGGCTTTCTCAACATTCAAATTTTTGATAAACACAATGAATAGTTGAGTCTCAACACATTTTTGCCAAATAACACAATCTTAACTCTATTACTAAATACTATAATCTTACATCTAAAATGGTGGTGACTGTGTCAAATGAGCCTTGCTATGGtaggtggaggaggctggtatattttcagcatttacaaggcatctggatagctttatgaagaggaagggtttagaaggatatgggccaagtgctggaaaatgggactagattaatttaggatatctgatttggcatggatgagttggagtgaagggtctgtttccatgctgtacatctctgactctacatATTCTTTTTTATTTAATTACAGTTACAGAGTcaacagcaaaatatttttaaCACCTTGGATTGCTTGAACATACAGTACCAGTTGCTTGATCTATCAACTGGTCAAGGTTTGCTGGATGAAATGAGAGAAAAGATAAGAGATCCAAAAGCTGTGGCCCCCCAAATATTTAATGGAGACCATTATTGTGGGGTAAGTTGGAACTGTGCTTTGGTTTCTTATAATCAGAGCTAATAAAACAAATTATCCTGGTTTACACTATGCTTTTTAGTAGCTTAATAACATAGGCAATGAAGTATGTTCACATTGAAAAAACAATTTGCCACAAAGCTGTCTGCCACTTATGCTGGACCTGTAGTATTCAGAAGCAAGTTTTTCTCTTTGTTCAATATGAAGCCATCCTTCTTCCCTTTATAGGACCCAACAGACCTTTTGACATAGCTTTTAAGCTTGCCATTCAACCAGCCTGTATAGTAAGGTAGCAATTTTATTAATATGGTGAAATAGTTGTTTGTCAATCTTCTAAAATTAAATCTTTGCCTGTCTGAGCAATAACTATAATGTTATTGAGAGAAAAGCATAGATAACATAGACCATCAAGAGAGACCAGTGGTTTTGTTTATGAAGACTTGGCCTTTGACCTCAATAAAATGCAGCACAATTCCAACAACATCCTTTTAAtctttcagaaataaaatgtttatGAGGGGCTTCATCTcacagaaaagcaaaagaaagatgGATAGCTTTCTGGATGAATTCAAATCATGATTTAAATAATGAATGAAGAATATAATTGAggataatgttttaaaaaatagtttcatAGAATGCTATGGCCTGTCAATATAAGTAATAAACTTCATCCTCTGATAAGGGTATAAAAGGGAGAACATATCAAAGGTCTTTACTGCCTGATAGCAGAGGATGCAATTGACAGAAATTGCTAATTCAGATGACAGTACTAGTTGAAAACACATTTAAGTATTCTAATGCGAGATATTGTTGAAGCATTTACTTGGTTAGAAGTAGTGAAACATTGTTTAAGGATTTATTTTCTAGTCGTAATGTAATAaagcaacttttgttttaaatgaaatgttattttcttttctcaactgtttaAACCTATATTCATTGGTCTGACATTTTTTTAGTTTTCCTGTATTCACTTCatagatatcatagaatccctacaatgcacaAAGAGGTCATTTGGCTGGTTGAATCTGTACCCTctaaagaacaacccacccaaacccaggcCCCTATCCTATTCCcaaaccccacatttaccatggctaattaacctaacctgcatatccctagacactatcgggcaattgagcatggccagttcacctaatcttggactgtgggaggaaactagaccaCCTGGCAGAAACCCGTGAAGAAATGGGgcaaacgtgcaaactccccacagccccccaaagctggaatcaaatccggctTCCTGATGCtccgaggcagcagtgcaaaccactgagctaccgtgctaccCATTTGTACCCATTTAAAATCTGCAATTGCAGCAACAAATTAACTAACCCCATTGAGTGGTACAATGTTTTGAGTAAGTTATTAATTTGTTGACTAGATCAAAACAAACTatacatttggatgagtactttcCATCCTGAAAGCCTGATTGCTCCTGACTAGTCCCAGAAAATGATCAGAGgtagccagttgcacaattacATGACTCTCCCCAGCCAGTTGTTGCTGGGATCATTTTTCATCCCCAGGACCTCTTTGATGCCATTGATCTTCTGGTGATGGATGGTGAACCCTCCAACTATCTCTTACAAAGCCAACAATAAAATGCAAGAAGCAGCATCAAGTCCCTGTTTTAATTTTTGATCACAGTGTAGGGAAGAGCATCAGAGAATTATGTATAGTGAGGGTACTTCTACGTTTTCAGCTAAAACCTCCTCATAGTCACATAAATCATGTTGGTAGAAACAAAGCTTTCATTGTTATttcctcccccccgcccccccctcccccaacacac includes:
- the LOC122548389 gene encoding SH3 domain-binding glutamic acid-rich-like protein 3, with product MVITIYYASITATPELQSQQQNIFNTLDCLNIQYQLLDLSTGQGLLDEMREKIRDPKAVAPQIFNGDHYCGGYEVFFGAVEAKKVKEFLKLETCQNQSQKD